One segment of Ipomoea triloba cultivar NCNSP0323 chromosome 12, ASM357664v1 DNA contains the following:
- the LOC115997977 gene encoding uncharacterized protein LOC115997977 isoform X2, with protein MFMIELGESASKRVIGKPMKKLIAEEMLNEVESKRKSPSIIARLMGLDGMPSPQQLSRQQRRLSESSRQRKEKIDSHRTVHLFVDQARRNSMDYHEFNDMNEDLEASHIANRRFSSRWSTKSGPNMDMPEMAVLQHEYLEATHLSTDEKLQSSKGFDDTLEEQESNDELLLKCLPQRDSLFPKHLLDLQVDTSSSMCSHIAVLKPATSANSEVTAILRKPERGGSWNHDINLQRKREDGFLFHLPNPHGGHSSFKSPKTHVKGKNENIFPTRIVVLKPNYGKTHCDVTSVQYPSEEKKLARRLNFGTGKTGFAEMKNSSKNAGLLSSHSKEAREIAKEITTRMRNTHGPLNVRKDLSLIYSDIVGYATDESSFDVYDNDSASEPEMLKLSSGNLYSRNNRCKSSSSATFESSVSREAKKRLSDRWKSTQRCQDMEIVNKGNTLGEMLSLPDRESEVVHLDTMVTLDGASDKFGGRTDGVENPLGISSRDGWKDVYVSSRSRSLSPLGSQIQGLSTRHEIVANSRNLRPRQLVNGIRPVDRSRIKSWDGSQSHTEEILFNEIRSGRKKHRSSRRKTIGVNDTLQEAIFCKMMSTSVEHNMSEQLLLASEMPVSKNAISVIDSAKHTEHESIISESSIDLIHQTFTESNEILFPDQDASDLQETSVQVAVPLQCPLPESESSESSREGGHPSPVSVLEEVTFTEDSLSGSECLEFVSAKINDLRKKIEQLKMKPESFADLTEDNQDVWHPATMIEEKCILMSPSWESSYIDDVLTDSGFKESDLDAFTATCHSPYCPLSPSIFENLEKKYSDEVIGVPRYARRLLFDRVNLALVEILRHYVDPYPWLKHKRVANLVCQKQEVAGAFHRLLADHDSVANRDTSWRILEREMRWLDVSDDINVIGKDIEKLLVDDLITEIVM; from the exons ATG TTCATGATTGAGTTGGGGGAGAGTGCTTCTAAACGAGTTATAGGGAAACCAATGAAGAAGTTAATTGCGGAAGAGATGTTAAATGAAGTTGAATCTAAAAGAAAGTCGCCCAGTATCATTGCCAGATTGATGGGACTTGATGGTATGCCATCTCCACAACAACTTTCTAGACAGCAAAGGAGGCTGTCAGAGAGTTCCCGGCAGAGAAAGGAAAAAATCGACAGCCACAGGACTGTGCATCTTTTTGTCGACCAAGCAAGGAGGAACTCTATGGACTACCATGAATTCAATGACATGAATGAGGATCTGGAAGCTTCTCATATTGCTAACCGACGTTTTTCATCAAGATGGAGTACAAAGTCAGGACCTAACATGGACATGCCTGAGATGGCAGTCCTTCAGCATGAATATTTAGAAGCAACACATCTCTCCACTGATGAGAAGCTTCAGAGCTCTAAAGGATTTGATGACACACTTGAGGAACAAGAATCAAATGATGAATTATTACTAAAGTGTCTTCCACAACGTGATTCCTTGTTTCCAAAGCATTTGCTTGATCTTCAAGTTGACACTTCTAGTTCTATGTGTAGTCACATAGCTGTTCTAAAACCAGCAACTTCTGCAAATAGCGAAGTCACTGCCATACTAAGGAAACCAGAGAGAGGTGGTTCATGGAATCATGATATCAATTTGCAAAGGAAAAGAGAGGATGGCTTCCTATTCCATTTGCCGAATCCTCATGGGGGTCATAGTTCTTTCAAGTCACCTAAGACTCATGTAAAAGGGAAaaatgaaaacatttttccGACTAGAATTGTTGTTCTGAAGCCAAACTATGGGAAGACTCACTGTGATGTTACTTCTGTTCAATATCCCTCTGAGGAAAAGAAGCTTGCAAGACGCCTAAATTTTGGGACTGGGAAAACTGGGTTTGCGGAAATGAAGAATTCATCTAAAAATGCAGGGCTTTTAAGCTCCCACTCGAAAGAAGCTAGAGAGATTGCCAAGGAAATCACAACACGAATGAGAAATACTCATGGACCTTTAAATGTGCGAAAAGATTTGAGTTTGATATATTCTGACATTGTAGGTTATGCCACAGATGAGAGTTCATTTGACGTGTATGACAATGATTCTGCCAGTGAGCCAGAGATGTTGAAACTGTCTTCGGGGAATCTGTACTCTCGGAATAACCGATGTAAGTCTTCATCTTCTGCCACATTTGAGTCATCTGTGAGCAGGGAGGCTAAGAAGAGGTTATCCGACAGGTGGAAATCGACTCAAAGGTGTCAGGACATGGAAATTGTTAACAAGGGAAACACACTAGGTGAAATGCTTTCCTTGCCAGATAGAGAAAGTGAGGTAGTACATTTAGATACCATGGTGACCCTTGATGGAGCCTCTGATAAATTTGGTGGAAGGACTGATGGGGTGGAAAATCCTTTAGGCATTAGCAGTAGGGATGGTTGGAAGGATGTATATGTTTCTTCCAGGTCCAGATCACTTTCTCCTCTTGGTAGCCAAATTCAAGGATTGAGTACTCGACATGAAATAGTTGCAAATAGCCGAAATCTGAGGCCTAGACAGCTTGTTAATGGTATACGGCCTGTGGATCGTAGTAGAATTAAGTCATGGGATGGAAGCCAAAGTCATACTGAGGAAATTTTGTTCAATGAGATTAGATCTGGCAGGAAGAAACATCGCTCTAGTCGCCGCAAAACAATTGGTGTTAATGATACTTTGCAGGAAGCAATATTCTGCAAAATGATGAGTACCAGTGTTGAGCACAATATGTCAGAGCAGCTGCTTTTGGCTTCTGAAATGCCAGTCAGCAAGAATGCAATTTCTGTTATTGATTCAGCTAAACATACTGAACATGAGAGCATAATTTCAGAGTCTTCTATTGACCTAATTCACCAGACTTTTACAGAAAGTAATGAAATTTTGTTTCCGGACCAAGATGCTTCTGATCTTCAG GAAACTTCAGTCCAAGTTGCAGTCCCTTTGCAATGTCCTCTTCCTGAATCAGAATCATCTGAAAGCTCCAGGGAGGGTGGTCATCCTAGTCCAGTTTCAGTCCTCGAAGAGGTGACTTTTACGGAGGATTCCCTTTCTGGTTCAGAGTGCTTGGAGTTTGTCAGTGCTAAAATCAATG ATCTACGCAAGAAAATTGAGCAACTCAAAATGAAGCCAGAATCTTTTGCTGATCTCACTGAGGATAATCAAGATGTTTGGCATCCTGCAACAATGATTGAAGAGAAATGCATATTGATGTCACCAAGCTGGGAATCTTCCTATATAGATGACGTTCTTACGGATTCTGGTTTCAAGGAGTCCGACCTTGATGCCTTCACTGCAACCTGTCATTCTCCATACTGCCCTCTTAGTCCATCAATTTTTGAGAATCTGGAGAAGAAGTATAGTGATGAAGTGATTGGTGTACCGAGGTATGCCAGGAGACTGTTATTTGACCGTGTAAATTTGGCTTTGGTGGAGATTCTCAGGCATTATGTAGACCCATACCCTTGGTTGAAGCACAAAAGGGTCGCTAATTTGGTTTGCCAGAAACAAGAAGTTGCTGGCGCTTTCCATCGGTTGCTGGCAGACCATGATAGTGTCGCAAACAGGGACACATCTTGGAGGATTTTGGAGCGGGAAATGCGTTGGCTGGATGTTAGTGATGATATCAACGTAATCGGTAAGGATATTGAGAAGTTATTGGTGGATGACCTGATCACAGAAATTGTAATGTAG
- the LOC115997977 gene encoding uncharacterized protein LOC115997977 isoform X1 has translation MENPPRPRKSKRASGAFEGSKQVQKKIAAPRITYNSRCRYDSSANEDMFMIELGESASKRVIGKPMKKLIAEEMLNEVESKRKSPSIIARLMGLDGMPSPQQLSRQQRRLSESSRQRKEKIDSHRTVHLFVDQARRNSMDYHEFNDMNEDLEASHIANRRFSSRWSTKSGPNMDMPEMAVLQHEYLEATHLSTDEKLQSSKGFDDTLEEQESNDELLLKCLPQRDSLFPKHLLDLQVDTSSSMCSHIAVLKPATSANSEVTAILRKPERGGSWNHDINLQRKREDGFLFHLPNPHGGHSSFKSPKTHVKGKNENIFPTRIVVLKPNYGKTHCDVTSVQYPSEEKKLARRLNFGTGKTGFAEMKNSSKNAGLLSSHSKEAREIAKEITTRMRNTHGPLNVRKDLSLIYSDIVGYATDESSFDVYDNDSASEPEMLKLSSGNLYSRNNRCKSSSSATFESSVSREAKKRLSDRWKSTQRCQDMEIVNKGNTLGEMLSLPDRESEVVHLDTMVTLDGASDKFGGRTDGVENPLGISSRDGWKDVYVSSRSRSLSPLGSQIQGLSTRHEIVANSRNLRPRQLVNGIRPVDRSRIKSWDGSQSHTEEILFNEIRSGRKKHRSSRRKTIGVNDTLQEAIFCKMMSTSVEHNMSEQLLLASEMPVSKNAISVIDSAKHTEHESIISESSIDLIHQTFTESNEILFPDQDASDLQETSVQVAVPLQCPLPESESSESSREGGHPSPVSVLEEVTFTEDSLSGSECLEFVSAKINDLRKKIEQLKMKPESFADLTEDNQDVWHPATMIEEKCILMSPSWESSYIDDVLTDSGFKESDLDAFTATCHSPYCPLSPSIFENLEKKYSDEVIGVPRYARRLLFDRVNLALVEILRHYVDPYPWLKHKRVANLVCQKQEVAGAFHRLLADHDSVANRDTSWRILEREMRWLDVSDDINVIGKDIEKLLVDDLITEIVM, from the exons ATGGAGAACCCTCCTCGTCCCAGGAAGTCAAAACGAGCTTCAGGTGCCTTTGAAG GAAGCAAACAGGTCCAGAAAAAGATTGCAGCCCCAAGAATCACATACAATTCTCGCTGTCGATATGATTCCTCTGCTAATGAAGATATG TTCATGATTGAGTTGGGGGAGAGTGCTTCTAAACGAGTTATAGGGAAACCAATGAAGAAGTTAATTGCGGAAGAGATGTTAAATGAAGTTGAATCTAAAAGAAAGTCGCCCAGTATCATTGCCAGATTGATGGGACTTGATGGTATGCCATCTCCACAACAACTTTCTAGACAGCAAAGGAGGCTGTCAGAGAGTTCCCGGCAGAGAAAGGAAAAAATCGACAGCCACAGGACTGTGCATCTTTTTGTCGACCAAGCAAGGAGGAACTCTATGGACTACCATGAATTCAATGACATGAATGAGGATCTGGAAGCTTCTCATATTGCTAACCGACGTTTTTCATCAAGATGGAGTACAAAGTCAGGACCTAACATGGACATGCCTGAGATGGCAGTCCTTCAGCATGAATATTTAGAAGCAACACATCTCTCCACTGATGAGAAGCTTCAGAGCTCTAAAGGATTTGATGACACACTTGAGGAACAAGAATCAAATGATGAATTATTACTAAAGTGTCTTCCACAACGTGATTCCTTGTTTCCAAAGCATTTGCTTGATCTTCAAGTTGACACTTCTAGTTCTATGTGTAGTCACATAGCTGTTCTAAAACCAGCAACTTCTGCAAATAGCGAAGTCACTGCCATACTAAGGAAACCAGAGAGAGGTGGTTCATGGAATCATGATATCAATTTGCAAAGGAAAAGAGAGGATGGCTTCCTATTCCATTTGCCGAATCCTCATGGGGGTCATAGTTCTTTCAAGTCACCTAAGACTCATGTAAAAGGGAAaaatgaaaacatttttccGACTAGAATTGTTGTTCTGAAGCCAAACTATGGGAAGACTCACTGTGATGTTACTTCTGTTCAATATCCCTCTGAGGAAAAGAAGCTTGCAAGACGCCTAAATTTTGGGACTGGGAAAACTGGGTTTGCGGAAATGAAGAATTCATCTAAAAATGCAGGGCTTTTAAGCTCCCACTCGAAAGAAGCTAGAGAGATTGCCAAGGAAATCACAACACGAATGAGAAATACTCATGGACCTTTAAATGTGCGAAAAGATTTGAGTTTGATATATTCTGACATTGTAGGTTATGCCACAGATGAGAGTTCATTTGACGTGTATGACAATGATTCTGCCAGTGAGCCAGAGATGTTGAAACTGTCTTCGGGGAATCTGTACTCTCGGAATAACCGATGTAAGTCTTCATCTTCTGCCACATTTGAGTCATCTGTGAGCAGGGAGGCTAAGAAGAGGTTATCCGACAGGTGGAAATCGACTCAAAGGTGTCAGGACATGGAAATTGTTAACAAGGGAAACACACTAGGTGAAATGCTTTCCTTGCCAGATAGAGAAAGTGAGGTAGTACATTTAGATACCATGGTGACCCTTGATGGAGCCTCTGATAAATTTGGTGGAAGGACTGATGGGGTGGAAAATCCTTTAGGCATTAGCAGTAGGGATGGTTGGAAGGATGTATATGTTTCTTCCAGGTCCAGATCACTTTCTCCTCTTGGTAGCCAAATTCAAGGATTGAGTACTCGACATGAAATAGTTGCAAATAGCCGAAATCTGAGGCCTAGACAGCTTGTTAATGGTATACGGCCTGTGGATCGTAGTAGAATTAAGTCATGGGATGGAAGCCAAAGTCATACTGAGGAAATTTTGTTCAATGAGATTAGATCTGGCAGGAAGAAACATCGCTCTAGTCGCCGCAAAACAATTGGTGTTAATGATACTTTGCAGGAAGCAATATTCTGCAAAATGATGAGTACCAGTGTTGAGCACAATATGTCAGAGCAGCTGCTTTTGGCTTCTGAAATGCCAGTCAGCAAGAATGCAATTTCTGTTATTGATTCAGCTAAACATACTGAACATGAGAGCATAATTTCAGAGTCTTCTATTGACCTAATTCACCAGACTTTTACAGAAAGTAATGAAATTTTGTTTCCGGACCAAGATGCTTCTGATCTTCAG GAAACTTCAGTCCAAGTTGCAGTCCCTTTGCAATGTCCTCTTCCTGAATCAGAATCATCTGAAAGCTCCAGGGAGGGTGGTCATCCTAGTCCAGTTTCAGTCCTCGAAGAGGTGACTTTTACGGAGGATTCCCTTTCTGGTTCAGAGTGCTTGGAGTTTGTCAGTGCTAAAATCAATG ATCTACGCAAGAAAATTGAGCAACTCAAAATGAAGCCAGAATCTTTTGCTGATCTCACTGAGGATAATCAAGATGTTTGGCATCCTGCAACAATGATTGAAGAGAAATGCATATTGATGTCACCAAGCTGGGAATCTTCCTATATAGATGACGTTCTTACGGATTCTGGTTTCAAGGAGTCCGACCTTGATGCCTTCACTGCAACCTGTCATTCTCCATACTGCCCTCTTAGTCCATCAATTTTTGAGAATCTGGAGAAGAAGTATAGTGATGAAGTGATTGGTGTACCGAGGTATGCCAGGAGACTGTTATTTGACCGTGTAAATTTGGCTTTGGTGGAGATTCTCAGGCATTATGTAGACCCATACCCTTGGTTGAAGCACAAAAGGGTCGCTAATTTGGTTTGCCAGAAACAAGAAGTTGCTGGCGCTTTCCATCGGTTGCTGGCAGACCATGATAGTGTCGCAAACAGGGACACATCTTGGAGGATTTTGGAGCGGGAAATGCGTTGGCTGGATGTTAGTGATGATATCAACGTAATCGGTAAGGATATTGAGAAGTTATTGGTGGATGACCTGATCACAGAAATTGTAATGTAG